The genomic interval TCAAAATTCTTCCCTGATATATAAACGGTCCATAAGGATTATCGCCAATTGCATAACAGATAAAATGCGTATCGCCTGTTGAATAAGAGAAATAATATTTTCCGTTGTATTTATGAACCCAAGAAGCTTCAAAAAAACGACGGTCGTTATCGCCAGCCAGAATTTCATTTCCATTTTCATCCAAGATTTTAATCTCTTTTGGCTCTTCAGCAAATTCCAACATATCGTCTCTTAATAAAGCCACAATTGGTCCTAAAGCTTTTTCTTTTGCAGAAGGTTCTTCGTTATTATCATCGTATTTATTATGACGATATTTTTGAAGCTGACCGCCCCAAATTCCACCAAAATAAATATAATGTTTTCCGTCTTCGTCTTCAAAAACTGCAGGATCGATACTGTAACTTCCTTTTATGGCATCTTTTTCAGGAACAAAAGGTCCAACTGGCGAATCTGAAATAGCAACACCAATCTGAAAAATTCCATTGGCACGTTTGGCAGGAAAATACAAATAATACTTTCCGTTTTTATGTGCAGCATCAGGCGCCCACATTTGTTTTTCGGCCCAAGCCACATTATCTACATGCAATGCAACACCATTATCAACTACTTCTGATGAAATATCTTCCATAGAAAAAACATGATAATCTTCCATTCCAAAATGGTCACCATTATCGTTAAATGGAATTCCTGCATCAATATCATGCGACGGATAAATGTAAATCTTCCCGTTGAATACATGTGCCGAAGGATCGGCTGTATACATATGAGATACTAAAGGCTTTGAAATCGCCAGCTCATTAATTTCCTCAAAATTAATGTGTTCAATGCTATCTTCAGGCATAGTAATATTTTATTAAATAATTAAGTTCTTCTTTCTTTTAATTCTGTTTCAATCTGCACTTCCATTGCTTTATTGATTTTATAGAAAAACAACAATCCAGCTCCAATTAAAAATGGGATTGCGGGGAAAATACTCACCAATAATTTGATTCCGTTTATGGCAGTTTGCGACTGTTCTGACGCATTTGGAATATAATTGAAATACCCCAAAAACAAAGTAGTTAAAGCGCCACCAATACTTAATCCTGCTTTTAATCCAACCATCATTGCCGAAAAAATAATTGCTGTAGCGCGGCGATTGTTCAGCCATTCTGAATAATCGGCAACATCGGCAATCATCGCCCAAAGAATCGGGATGGTGATTCCGTAGAAAAATCCGTGCAGAATTTGAGAGAAAAATATCAATCCGATCGATGTTGGCGGATAAAAATAGAAAGCGATTATAAATAGTGTTGAAATGAATAAGAATACTCCAAAAACATTTCGTTTTCCGTATTTGTCTGCCAGATTTTTAGACAATGTAATTCCGACAATCATGAATATAATTCCACCTGCATTGAACAAACCAAATCCTGCTGAAACTGGATCATTTCCAAAATGATTCAATCCGATATTGGTTAGAAAATCCAAAATAGGCTGAATAAAAATCGCTAATTGTTCTTTATCTACATAATTCTCAAAATAATACACATACGAACCGCCTTTCATTGCCAAAGTCACAAAAACCAAAGTCGTCAGCGAAAGCATAATTACCCAAGGCCTATTTTTGATTAAATCGCTCAAATCCTCTTTTACACTTGACTTTTGTTCAGGTTTTGGAATGATTCTTTCTTTTGTGGTTAAAAAAGTAATTAAAAGCATGATTGTTCCAATAATTGCCAGCGCAGTCATTACCTTTTCAATTCCGATAGCTTTATCTCCGTTTCCAGCACTTTTGATAATGCCAAGCATAAAAACCTGAACAAAAAACTGAGCAAACATAACCGCCACAAAACGATAGGAAGACATGCTATTTCGTTCTTTCATATCGCCCGTAATAACACCACTTAAAGCTGAATAAGGCAGATTGTTAGCTGCATAAAAAAGAAGTAATAAAGTATAGGTTGCAACGGCATAAATTACTTTTCCTTTATAAGAGAAATCTGGAGTCGAAAATGCTAATAAAGCTACCACACCAAGCGGAATTGCAGTTATTAAAATCCAAGGTCTGAATTTTCCCCATTTGGTACTCGTTCTGTCTGCTAAAACCCCAATGATCGGATTAAAAATAAAGGCCGCAATTAACCCAACAATCAGCATAATTATAGAAGAATCTGTTGGTGATAATCCGTAAATATCGGTATAGAAATATGCCAAATACGTCATCAAAGTCTGAAAAACGAGATTGGCGGCTAAGTCTCCTAAGCTGTATCCAATTTTCTCTTTGATGGATAATTTTTGTGAAATGTTAGTCATTGGTGGTTTTGTGGTTAGTTAGTTCTATTCCTGCAAGGCTTTCAAAACCTTGTAGGTTTCAATTGTTTTTATACAACTTTGCAATCCATACCTACAAGGTTTTGAAAGCCTTGCAGGAAAACAGATTACAATTAAAACAATCGGTTGTGTAAAATTAGACAAAAAAACATATTATGCAAATTTAGTTTACTTTATTTAAGTTATTTTTCATTTCACAACCGATTGTTGATTGTTTTCTCAAAGCTGCACTATTTTTGGTGTTTATTCTTTATTTGCTTTCAGCTTTAAAATACTATCATATGCTTTTTTATGTCTTAAGTCTTTATCAAATGGCAACGGATAATTGGTTCTTCCTTTTATTGGCCAGTCATTTAACCAAGATTGCCCATCGTGAACACCCCAAAAAGTAACTCTGCTAATTTTATCTTTGTGTTTTAAAAATAATTTAAAAATTGAAGCATAACGTTCTGCAAGCTTGTTTTGAATAGAATCTGGCAATGCTTTTGGATAAGGATTCATTTTCTCACTTCCCTCAAATTTCTGACTAATCTCTGCCCCTTTTAAATCCCACGGATTTGGTAAAACCGTAATATCCAATTCTGTAAAAGCAACTTTAATTCCTAGTGACGAATATTCTAAGATACTTTTTTCAATTTCTTCTAATGATGGACTATTTAATCGCCAATGTCCTTGAATTCCAACTCCATCCACTTTTCCGCCTTCCGCTTTTATTTTTTTGATTAATGCGATTGCTCCAGCTCTTTTAGCAGGTTCTTCGATATTATAATCGTTATAATATAACTCGGCTTTTGGATCGGCTTTTTCTGCCAATTTGAAAGCGTCAACTAGATATTTTTCGCCAAGCGTTTTCAAAAAAACAGATTGTCTCAAAGTTCCGTCCTCATTCAACGCTTCGTTCACAACATCCCACGAATTGATTCTGCCTTTATATTTAGAAACAATCTTATTAATATGATCTTTCATAAAGGCATTCATTTCTGTACTGTCGGCAATTTTTTCCATCCAAGGTGCCAATTGGCTATGCCAAATTAAAGTATGCCCGTGAATGAACATTTTATTTTTTTCTCCATACGCCACAAATTTATCAGACAAAGTAAAATCATATTTGTCCTTTTGCGGATGCGTGTACATCGATTTCATGATATTTTCTGCCGTAATTGCATTAAACTCTTTTTTAATCAAAGAATCTTCTTTAGCATTTTTAACTTCAATTTGATTTGCACTTAAAGCAGTTCCAATGTAAAAATCATCTTTGTAAGCATCTTTTAATGAAGTAGTTTCTTTTTGCGATGTACAGCTGACAGTCAGCAAAACCGTGACGGCAAATAAATAAGGTTTAATACATTTCATATCTCTTGGTTTAAATAGTTAAATGTTTTTTGTTTCTCAGCGTAGACCTGGCAGGTTTTAAAAACCTGTCAGCTCTAAATCCGTAACGCTTCCCCTCAATCTTGTCATTTCGACGTAAGGAGACTCGAGCGATAGCGAACAGGCGAAGCAAATCTTCGTAAGTAGCTCCGCATGCTGGATCAACTTTGTAGAGTTTCTTGCGAAGATTTGCTTCGCCTGTTCGCTATCGCTCGAGCCTCCTTACGTCGAAATGACAAACAGAACGTGTTATGTTATGGAATCATTTCTTCCTAAAACTCTCTGGCGGTCCCAAATACGACGGCAAAATTTTTCCTTCTTCGGTTTCAATTACAATTTTTTGAAGTACCAAAGCTGGATCAATCGCATAAATTTTCAAAACATGATTTCCCGCTTTTTCGATTTTATGCGGTGAGGTTATGATTTTAATATTGTTAGCAACAGATTCAGCCCAAGCTTTTTCCGAAGAATCTGTGTTGAGGTTCATAATTTGCGGTTCCTCATCATCAAAGCCAATTCCGTATTTTAAACCGTTTCCAATTTTAAAATTGATTGTTGGCGAAAAATAGGCATTTACTTTTATTTTTCCTTTGCTGAAAAAATGAACATTATATTCTAATCTTGGTGATACTTCTGAAATTTCAATTGGTTTGATATTCGAAGGTTTTATAGTTATTCCCGAATCTGTTTTTCCAAGATTTGGAATTATAGTCCATTTTACAGCATCTGAGTTTATTGCTTTTGAATAATTTTTACTTTCTATTGAAATGTAACCTTGATTTTCAACAAAACCTCGAACATTATCTAGATTTTTATTAATAAATGTCCCAACTTTCAGTGAATTATCGTTAGCAGAAATTCTCGTTTGAGCTTTGTTTGAAACTTCGATTGTTTTTGTTTTCGGAATCACATTTTTATCTGGTTGCTGCCAATTGTCATACCCAATATGGGTTTGTGACATCATATGATTCCATTTTCCATTTGCTAATTGAGTGTGATAATAATTAGTGAGTATGGCATCTTTCTCAAATAATTCTTTTACTTTTTCCGCATATTCATTTGCAATAGCATTTCCCTGTCCTGCATACAAATTATTTTTAGCCTGTGCTACATACATTTCATTTAAATTGGCACTTGCCAAAACTGGAAATAAAATCAATTGATAAAAAGCATCTTTGTATTCTGACTCCAATTTTTCATTTATCAAATTGGCTTTTTCAGCCAGTTTCTGATATTCGGCAACAATTCGATCTGCTTCGTTATAATTACTTATATTGTACGTTTTAGCATCTAGCAATTCTGGTTTTCTTCGCGCATTGTACTTAGTATATAATTTTAAAATAGTGGCAATTTCTTCTGTAAACTGATTTCCGAAATTCTCTTTTGCCCAATCCATATAATATTGCTCCAAATTACCTGCAGTGAATTTTTCAGGATTCCAAGCCATGTCTAAGAAAAAGGCAATCGGAAATTCCATTGGTTTGATATCGCCAACATTTACAATCCAGATTTTATCAACTCCATATTGATATGCTAAATCCATTTGTTCCCAAGTTCGCTCAATTTGATTTGTATTGATCCATTTATAGTTTCTTGGGCCTCCAACATAATCGTAATGATAGTAAATACCGTAACCGCCTTTTCTTGTTTTTGCGTCTAATTCTGGCAGTTTACGGATATTTCCCCAATTATCATCGCATAACAAAAGTGTTACGTCGTCGGGAACGGTCATTCCTTTGTCAAAATAATCTTGAACTTCTTTGTAAAGTGCCCACATTTGAGGCGTTTCTTCAGCAGGTTTTTTAGTAACTTCTGCAATAATATTTCTTTGTGTTTTTACGATATTTTCTAATAATTCAATTGCTGTTCCTTCCGTCATAGGTTCATCGCCATCGCCACGCATTCCAATTGTAACAATGGTTTCTTTATTTCCCATTCGTTTAATTCCATCTTTCCAAAATTGAATCAAAGCTTCAGAATTGGAATTAAAATCCCATTTCCCGTTTGATTTTCCCCATTCTGCATGCGCTCTTGTTAAAGGTTCATGATGTGAAGTTCCCATTACAATTCCATATTCATCAGCCAAAACAGCATTCTGCGGATCTTCGACATAAAACATTCTGCCCCACATTGCTGGCCATAAATAGTTGCCTTTCATTCGCAGAATTAATTCAAAAACTTTATCGTAAAATTTCGAATTGAATCCGCCCAATTTCTCAAATGCCCAACCTGTAAGTGCAGGTGCTTCATCATTTATAAAAATTCCTCTATATTTTACTTTTGGTTCTCCTTGAGAATGAACTCCAGGTAAAACATGTAGTTCTGATTGTTTTTTAACTGGAACATCTGCCCAATAATACCAAGGTGAAACTCCAATTTGATTCGATAAATCATAGATTCCGTAGATCGTTCCTCGTTTATCTGAACCTGCAATTACCAAAGCTTTTTTGATTCCTTTAAATGGACTTTCGACAATTTGAGTTGTAAATTTCTCCCATTTTCCTTGAAGTTCTTTAGCGTCAATTTTACCTTCCTTAGCTAATTGATCGATGATTTTACTTTTTCCTAAAGTTCCAATTATGACAACAAAATCTTTTGCTTCAGAAATCTTTTTAATTCTTTTTGAATATAAATCTGAAACTTGAAAAATATCATTTTCTAAATGTCCAATTACTTTTAAAACTCCTGCATAATCTTTATCATCAACTAAAATCGAAGCCGTTTTTCCTTTTGAAACCAAAGGAAAATTTTCATTAGAAGCTTTATTGACAACATACTTCTCTGGATTTATGGCGTACGAATTTGTACTTAATCCGATTAGGAGAAGTAATAGAATTAGATATGAAGTTTTCATTTTTAAGTACATAGAATAATAGATTTTCTTTGTCTGCAAAACAGTACGTTTACAATCTTAAACCTAACAGGTTTAAAAAATGTTAGGATACTTAACTTTATTTATAAACCCAATTTATAACCAATCCCCATTTCTAAACCTCTCAGTTCAGCAAGACCTTTTAACCTTCCTGTTAAAGAATAACCCGGATAAGTTTCGGTTTCTTCATCAACTCTGTGAAGAAAACCATGATCGGGACGCATTGGAAGACTTATTT from Flavobacterium sp. YJ01 carries:
- a CDS encoding MFS transporter, yielding MTNISQKLSIKEKIGYSLGDLAANLVFQTLMTYLAYFYTDIYGLSPTDSSIIMLIVGLIAAFIFNPIIGVLADRTSTKWGKFRPWILITAIPLGVVALLAFSTPDFSYKGKVIYAVATYTLLLLFYAANNLPYSALSGVITGDMKERNSMSSYRFVAVMFAQFFVQVFMLGIIKSAGNGDKAIGIEKVMTALAIIGTIMLLITFLTTKERIIPKPEQKSSVKEDLSDLIKNRPWVIMLSLTTLVFVTLAMKGGSYVYYFENYVDKEQLAIFIQPILDFLTNIGLNHFGNDPVSAGFGLFNAGGIIFMIVGITLSKNLADKYGKRNVFGVFLFISTLFIIAFYFYPPTSIGLIFFSQILHGFFYGITIPILWAMIADVADYSEWLNNRRATAIIFSAMMVGLKAGLSIGGALTTLFLGYFNYIPNASEQSQTAINGIKLLVSIFPAIPFLIGAGLLFFYKINKAMEVQIETELKERRT
- a CDS encoding glycoside hydrolase family 43 protein; this encodes MPEDSIEHINFEEINELAISKPLVSHMYTADPSAHVFNGKIYIYPSHDIDAGIPFNDNGDHFGMEDYHVFSMEDISSEVVDNGVALHVDNVAWAEKQMWAPDAAHKNGKYYLYFPAKRANGIFQIGVAISDSPVGPFVPEKDAIKGSYSIDPAVFEDEDGKHYIYFGGIWGGQLQKYRHNKYDDNNEEPSAKEKALGPIVALLRDDMLEFAEEPKEIKILDENGNEILAGDNDRRFFEASWVHKYNGKYYFSYSTGDTHFICYAIGDNPYGPFIYQGRILNPVVGWTSHHSICEVEGEWYLFYHDSSLSKGVTHLRSMKVTKIDYLEDGSIITIDPYGIRRLID
- a CDS encoding endo-1,4-beta-xylanase, which codes for MKCIKPYLFAVTVLLTVSCTSQKETTSLKDAYKDDFYIGTALSANQIEVKNAKEDSLIKKEFNAITAENIMKSMYTHPQKDKYDFTLSDKFVAYGEKNKMFIHGHTLIWHSQLAPWMEKIADSTEMNAFMKDHINKIVSKYKGRINSWDVVNEALNEDGTLRQSVFLKTLGEKYLVDAFKLAEKADPKAELYYNDYNIEEPAKRAGAIALIKKIKAEGGKVDGVGIQGHWRLNSPSLEEIEKSILEYSSLGIKVAFTELDITVLPNPWDLKGAEISQKFEGSEKMNPYPKALPDSIQNKLAERYASIFKLFLKHKDKISRVTFWGVHDGQSWLNDWPIKGRTNYPLPFDKDLRHKKAYDSILKLKANKE
- a CDS encoding glycosyl hydrolase 115 family protein; amino-acid sequence: MKTSYLILLLLLIGLSTNSYAINPEKYVVNKASNENFPLVSKGKTASILVDDKDYAGVLKVIGHLENDIFQVSDLYSKRIKKISEAKDFVVIIGTLGKSKIIDQLAKEGKIDAKELQGKWEKFTTQIVESPFKGIKKALVIAGSDKRGTIYGIYDLSNQIGVSPWYYWADVPVKKQSELHVLPGVHSQGEPKVKYRGIFINDEAPALTGWAFEKLGGFNSKFYDKVFELILRMKGNYLWPAMWGRMFYVEDPQNAVLADEYGIVMGTSHHEPLTRAHAEWGKSNGKWDFNSNSEALIQFWKDGIKRMGNKETIVTIGMRGDGDEPMTEGTAIELLENIVKTQRNIIAEVTKKPAEETPQMWALYKEVQDYFDKGMTVPDDVTLLLCDDNWGNIRKLPELDAKTRKGGYGIYYHYDYVGGPRNYKWINTNQIERTWEQMDLAYQYGVDKIWIVNVGDIKPMEFPIAFFLDMAWNPEKFTAGNLEQYYMDWAKENFGNQFTEEIATILKLYTKYNARRKPELLDAKTYNISNYNEADRIVAEYQKLAEKANLINEKLESEYKDAFYQLILFPVLASANLNEMYVAQAKNNLYAGQGNAIANEYAEKVKELFEKDAILTNYYHTQLANGKWNHMMSQTHIGYDNWQQPDKNVIPKTKTIEVSNKAQTRISANDNSLKVGTFINKNLDNVRGFVENQGYISIESKNYSKAINSDAVKWTIIPNLGKTDSGITIKPSNIKPIEISEVSPRLEYNVHFFSKGKIKVNAYFSPTINFKIGNGLKYGIGFDDEEPQIMNLNTDSSEKAWAESVANNIKIITSPHKIEKAGNHVLKIYAIDPALVLQKIVIETEEGKILPSYLGPPESFRKK